The Natrinema sp. DC36 genome includes the window GTCGATGTCGTCCCCGTCCAGGTGCCGTTCTTCTTGGGCGACGTCGGTAGCCGGCCGGTCCTCCCGTTGATACTCTCCGGCGTATTCGGTGTTGACGTACTCAAGGAACTCGGCTGTACCGCCGGCCGAAAGGGACGACAGGACCACGGTCCCCGTTTACTCTCGTTGGTGGAGTAGTAGCACTCGTGCTGTGGTGCACTGTCAGTGCAGTTCGTGGGTCTCGAACCGTCGTATCGCCCCACGATAGGCGCGCCAAGCGACTAGTAGTCCACCGAAAACCAGCAGCATGCCGAATCCGCCCCGGAAGGCAGTGAGCGGGAGCCCCCGAATTGTCGCACCAGCGTCGGTCAGCGACAACGCGAGGGTGGTGAACACTCCGCCGTCGGCGATCAACCCGAGAACGAATCCTGGAACGTAACCGATCCCAGAGAGCGCCAGCCTCACCAACTCCGGTGCTGCCACGAGTCCAACCAGCGCCGCGCCGGGAAGCCACACCGACACAACGTGAAGCACACCTGCGAGCAACCGGGGTGGTCGTACTCCGTCGCTGTTGCCGATGCGAATGGCGCTGTAGCGCGGGAGCCGCATTCCGAGTATCGGTGCGAGTATCGCCCCGACGACGGTGAGGAAGCATCCGATCAGTGTCAGCGCTATCGCTGCCAGTAGTCCGTATCCTCCGACGAGTGCCGTCACGAGCGTGACGACGGTGATGGCGGGCGTGAACAGCAGACTCGGGGCGATGAGCCCGCGGACGAACGCCCGACCCGAAACGGCGGTCAGGGTCGTCGGCAGGACGACTCCCTCGTCACCGAACGGGTTGAGACCGAACGCCGCGCCGGCGGTCCACCCCAGCAACACGGCGCTGACCGGTCCCAGTATCGCGAGCGAGCCGTACCCCTGTAGCATCATGCTCACTACTGCTGAGCCGCCACCGAACACCGGGATCAGCAGGAAGTTTAACCGCTGGGGTTCCCGACGCGCTCGCAAAAGGGACCATTCAGCAACGTGACGGGTTGGGCCGGTGATGAACGGTACGCCAAGGGGGCTGATGGCCCGCTCAAGGGCTCGCTGATCGCCCTCCATGCGGGTGGAGACGGGGGTCTTGCCGGTGTCAGAAACGTCGACTGGCTCGTCGAACCAGAACGAGGTTGCAATATGCTCGGCCAGCCAGCCTCCACCGACGAGCACCACACCAACCGCGGCCACTCCCCCGAGAACGTGTGTCGACGACCAGCCGATGGGCGTGCCAACCACCAGCAAGTCTGCGAGCCACCCAGTCGGAATCACTCCGAGCGTGGCTTGACTGATAGAGATCGGCAGTTGCGGTACTTGGAACAGGAAGTAGGTACCAAAGAACAGCATCGTAACCGTCCCGCCCAGCACGCCCTTGTGACGAGCAACGAACGGCACCGTGGCCACGAGCCATGCGGCACAATATCCCAGCAGGCGACCGGCCGTGACTGCGCTGGCGACGTACAGACTGCCGACCAGCGGGACTACCAGAAGGGGCAGTGGTGAACTGAAGGCGTACGCCCCGGCAAGGGCGAGGAGGAGGCCGACCGGGAACGCATACGTCAGCACTCGCAGGCTCTCGGCGACGATGCCCCCGACGACGGCGGTTCTAGGTGAGACGGACGTCAGCACGAACGCATCGGCGACCGGTTTACTGTGTGCCGTTGTCGTCCGCTGCGCGAGCATGAATACACCAAATATCCAGAGCATGGCGAGCGTTCCTCTAACGGGCCGGTTTACCGAGAACGCTGGATCCGTCCCCCGGAGTTCTGGAACGAACAGGACCGCGAGTCCCGTTAGCAGGAGCGTCGGGAGCACTACACCGCCAGCCATCAATATCAGCCGACCAGTGTCGTCCCGAATCGCCCGGACAGAACGCTGATAGTCGAACCAGCCCATCCGAATGGCATGCCCGAACCAGCCCGATTCAGCCATCGGTGTTCTCCCCGACGACCCGCTGGTTCGCGGTATCGGCGGCACTGGCCTCACCGTCCGCTGCTCCTGCGGTACCGCGCTCGTCGGTCGTGAGTTCGAGGAACGCATCCTCCAACGAGCGCGTCTCACCGGTCTCTGCGCGGCGTTCGAGAGCAGCGGGCGACCCTTCGGCGACCAACTCTCCGTCGTAGAGGATTCCGACCGTGTCGGCGACCTCCTCGACAACAGGGAGGATATGCGTCGAGAGGAAGACGGTCGTTCCCGCGTTGGCGAGTTCCGTAATCATTCCCCGGAGCGTCCGTGCAGCGCGTGGATCCAGCCCAGATGTGGGTTCGTCAAGGAAGACCACATTGGGTTCGTGGAGGACGGCCTGTATGTAGGCTGTTTTCTGCCGCATTCCTTTCGAATAGTCCGCAATCCGCGTGTCAGCATCTGCCGTGAGATCTAGTTTGCTGAGGAGTGCATCGATTCGGTCGCGTGTCGCTTCCGCGGGGAGATCGCGGAGGCCGGCGGCGTATTCGAGCTGTTCGGAGGCCGTCGCCTGGTCGTACAGTGGTGGTTCCTCGGGTAAGTATCCGATCTGCGTGCGGAGGCCGTCTCGGTCCGTGATTGAGACGCCAGCAACGGAACCGGTTCCATTGGTTGGCCGTGTAAGCCCAGTTAACAGTCGCATCGTCGTGGTTTTCCCTGCGCCGTTTGGCCCGAGAAATCCGTAGACTGATCCACTCGGGATAGAAAGATCGAGACCACTAACGGCGGTCGTATCGCCATATCGCTTTGTTAATCCGTTAGCGAAGACGGCAGGCTGATCGTTCATAGGATGGTGTTTTACACGCACATTATAACCTTTATCGTAACGACTCGTCTGTTCGGTTCGAACGGGGACCGAGAGCAGCGTTGACGTCGTCACGAGCCGAGTATCAGCGAGCGATGCGTGGATCAAGCCGAGCTGGTTGAACTCGTCACAGAGAAACAGTGTAGCATCGAGTTCGTTCGCGAGGGTGACAGCGGCGTTCTCGCCGTCATCAAGCGGAATCTCCGCATCGAGGTCGACCAATCGTGTCTCGAGCGTCTCAGTTCGGTCGAGTACGGGGTTGCAGCACGACGTGTGCATCATCGTACGAGGCAATCTCCTGGAGTTCCTCGATGACCGTCGTTGGGACGACGACCTCGTATTTCGTGTGTACGATATGAGCATCTCCGGGCTCGTGTCGATGGCCTCCCGTCCGACGGGCGGCCAGACACGCGATGCGCTTCGAGGTCGCGTGTCCAGGAGGTGGCTGGCCCGCCGGGCTACAGCGGTCGCAGAGCTGAATCAGTCCCTCGAGATGGCTATATTCGACGCGAAACCGCGTGAGCCAGGCGGGACCTTCCTGCTGGAACCCGGCGTGAAACGCCGGTGACGCCACGAGCAAGTCGTCGACGAGTCCACAGCCGTCGCAGGCGTGGTGGTTGCGCTCGTTGGGTCCGACCGCGTCTGGATGGCGGAGTCGACACAGATCGCGTGAGTGACCCGCTCGTCCTGTCCACAGGAATGCGTCTCGCCCGTCTTGGTACCGGGCGGGGCGTCGCAGAAGGCACAGCTAGCGAGCGTCTGCTGCCTTACTTGTACTTATACCGAGTACTCTTCTGGATCGACCAGTTCCTCGTACATCTGCAGGTATCGAGCGTTCTCCTGGTACCGACGAATACGGTCCGAAGCACAAACCCCAGAGATATCTACCGTAGTTTATATGGATCTTGACTAGTGAAGTTATTATCTATTGTAGTAGTGGGAGAGACACACAATATATACACGAACACTTCCCGATGGTCAACTTATGAGGAATGGAGGCAGCCAACCCGTATTTTCGGTCCTAAATCACTTTTCGATGCTGTTTCGCTCGACACAGTCGAGCTGACTACTCACCCTTGACCAGGAGAAAATAATTAGATATCCGTGTCCATCGCCGAGAAAGACTGTGTCACAGAAACCGTATTTCTCTGTTATTCGGTGCAGAAAGGCATCGGTTTGGCAGTTCCTTGTCGTCTAACGATTGCGTCAACAAAAAACCGAGACCCCACATTCTTGTTACATATTAACAATACTATGCCCCTCTAATACTGA containing:
- a CDS encoding ABC transporter ATP-binding protein, coding for MNDQPAVFANGLTKRYGDTTAVSGLDLSIPSGSVYGFLGPNGAGKTTTMRLLTGLTRPTNGTGSVAGVSITDRDGLRTQIGYLPEEPPLYDQATASEQLEYAAGLRDLPAEATRDRIDALLSKLDLTADADTRIADYSKGMRQKTAYIQAVLHEPNVVFLDEPTSGLDPRAARTLRGMITELANAGTTVFLSTHILPVVEEVADTVGILYDGELVAEGSPAALERRAETGETRSLEDAFLELTTDERGTAGAADGEASAADTANQRVVGENTDG